The window NNNNNNNNNNNNNNNNNNNNNNNNNNNNNNNNNNNNNNNNNNNNNNNNNNNNNNNNNNNNNNNNNNNNNNNNNNNNNNNNNNNNNNNNNNNNNNNNNNNNNNNNNNNNNNNNNNNNNNNNNNNNNNNNNNNNNNNNNNNNNNNNNNNNNNNNNNNNNNNNNNNNNNNNNNNNNNNNNNNNNNNNNNNNNNNNNNNNNNNNNNNNNNNNNNNNNNNNNNNNNNNNNNNNNNNNNNNNNNNNNNNNNNNNNNNNNNNNNNNNNNNNNNTCGATGAGCTACAATCTCCATGGAGTTAGCATGGACGTCGTTCCGAAAGGTGAACTTACCCTAGTCGACCCCTATCGTAATACATATGCAGATATATCTCAAGCCTTTCACTGCGATGGTTTATTGTTATGCACCACCAGAGAAAATAGATTAGTGCTTTGGAACCCGTTTACGGGGCAAAAGAGATGGCTCCAACAGCAAAATCGTGGCAGGATAGACGATGTCTACGTTCTTGGATACGACAACAGCGATTTGTGCTATagctacaaaatcttgaggattCCGGGTATTTACTACAAAAGATTGGAAACTAGCCAAAATTCACGGAGGAATCTTGATGTCACTCCCAAAGGTGATCTAGGATTGAAGATCGATGGTATTAGCTCTAATTCAAGGAGGAGATATCTTGGTGTTACTACTCGCCGAAAAGACTTATATGATTTTAGCTCTGATTCATGGAAGACTCTTGATGTCATCACTCCCAAAGGTTGCTTAAAATCTTATGGCGTGTCATTGAAGGGGAATGCTTATTGGGTGTACTTATCTAAGCAAAGAGGAGTCAACGACTACTCTCTACTTAGTTTTGATTTCGCAACAGAGTGTTTCCAACATTTATGCGTTCCCTTTCATCAAGAAGCAGATTGTCTTGATACCATGACGCTCTCGGTTGGTAAAGGAGAACATCTTTCGTTGTTATATCAGAGCTGTGAGACACAAAAGGTGGAGATATGGATAACCAATAAGATTGAGACCACGTTTGTGTCATGGAGAAAGTTCTTAACAGTGGATATAGAAACGCAACTCCCTATGTTTTCGTGTCGAATGAGCTTCTTCATCGAAGAGGAGATGAAAGTTGCCGTGTGTTGCGACAGAAATAACAAAGTATAAATTGTTAGAAAAGATGaatataaaatatcttctggttttaattttttagaatttgaagGCGTAAAATGTTGGCCTCACTGTCTTTGGTTATGTTCCAAGATTGGTTTAATTAATGTGAGTTcagtttttatttaatcaattgaAATCTCCAATGCAACGAATTGTTTTGGTTAGACCGGTACAAAAAGAAATTTAGGCCCAAACAAAGCGGTAACAAATAGTTTAGGCCCAAACGAAGCGGGTTGCCGAAACCCTTGGAATCGTTGGAGTGTTAGCTGCGACTGCGAGGACCTCTTCATTCGCAGCCTCCGAGGACCTCTTCATTCGCTTTGCTTCGTTTCTCCGATCGATTCACCGGAGAAGACACTGATTCCCACATTTTCTCCGTCGGATAATTACGCTTCCTCGTTTGGGTAAGCTCTTTCCTCTAACTaagtgttcttcttcttacttttttttttccggtttttTGATTCCTTGTTTTCCGATTGTTCTATATTTTATGATGTATCGATCCTGTTAATGTTCGATTTCGTTTTCCATCATCGTATTCTAGGGTTTATTAACTAATATCCTTGATGAGATATAAATCGGCtactgttttgtttaatttttagcTTATCTGTTTTGATTTCCTGAATTTGTGATAATGAGTTTGAATCGTTGTATCTCTGCTTGCTGCGGTTTTATGgaaattagaattaaaaaatgTGAGGAATATGAGCTCAAGGAGCAAGAACGATGGATTTGGGACTATGGAAACCTAAATTATTTCTTAGCTTCTTTTGATGGAAGACGAAATCTTAATTTGGTTAGAAAGGCTCATTTGAAAGCGTAGCAGCAGTAATTGTGCTTAGGCATTATTACGCTTCTGTGTATtcttttgatgaatttttttgctttgctGAGATTTTAATTGGatctatatcatcatcatcatcatacagaACAGTTATTATAATCTGTTTCTAGATTCTTTAAACAGTCATTAATCTCCGTAAACCTTATGTGCAATCTGGTCTTGGATATTATATGTAGTTTTGATGGACTTCATATCTGTTTTCTCCAAGTTGTTAGTGTTCTTCCTTGTCATTTTTTAAAGGTTATGAGTCATGTTCTAGCAGCTCTTTATCTCTGTTTATCTCATATTTTCTTCCTTAAACTTTGCGTCCTTAAATTTTTCTATAAGTGGACAAGTATAGAGGTTTACTTAAAACCCCTCATTGATATCTAACctacttttgctttctttctatGTAAATTTAGGTCACAAGACAAACAAGCAATGATGTTTTCAGATCTTCCACGGGATTTACAATCAGAAATACTCTCAAGGGTTCCGGCCAGATATCTACAACAATTGAAAACTACTTGCAAGCGGTGGTACACTTTGTTCAAAGATCCGGGATTCCTCAAGAAGAACTTGGCTAGAGCTGAAAGAGGGTTCCTCTCTCTGATCAATTCCAGGGTTTGTTCAATTAGTATCAATCTCCCTGGCATCCACAACAGCGTTGATCCGTCCTTTGACGTAACAGGTGTACTTGTCAGTAAGAATGATCCAGAAGATGTCAAGATATCTGATATCTTTCAGTGCAACGGTTTATTATTGTGCACCACTACCGACAGGAGATTCGTGGTTTGGAACCCTTATACTGGTCAGACCAGGTGGATCCCAAACAGATCCAGCAACGCATTGTtccataaatttgttttaggcTACGAAAAGAAAGAATCTTGGAATAGCCACCTTATCTTAAGGTATAAGTCATTCTCATTCAGCCCGGTAGGTGCGGAGTTTGAAATCTATGAGTTTAACTCTGATTCATGGAGTAGTTTTTATGACGTCTCTCCTAATTGTTCCTTCGAATCTAAGGGCGTGACATTGAAGGGGAATACTTACTGGATTGCTTCAGATACAGAAGAGCCCTTCGGTAAATTCGTAATCAGGTTTGATTTCACAACAAAAAAGTTTGGacgtctctctcttcttttcagAGTGATGATGCTGATGGTGTTGTGGAGAGTATGATTCTATCAGTTGTTAGTGAAGAGAAGCTTGCGTTGTTATATGAGATGTTTGATGATGATACAGAGGATTTNCTATGGAAACCTAAATTATTTCTTAGCTTCTTTTGATGGAAGACGAAATCTTAATTTGGTTAGAAAGGCTCATTTGAAAGCGTAGCAGCAGTAATTGTGCTTAGGCATTATTACGCTTCTGTGTATtcttttgatgaatttttttgctttgctGAGATTTTAATTGGatctatatcatcatcatcatcatacagaACAGTTATTATAATCTGTTTCTAGATTCTTTAAACAGTCATTAATCTCCGTAAACCTTATGTGCAATCTGGTCTTGGATATTATATGTAGTTTTGATGGACTTCATATCTGTTTTCTCCAAGTTGTTAGTGTTCTTCCTTGTCATTTTTTAAAGGTTATGAGTCATGTTCTAGCAGCTCTTTATCTCTGTTTATCTCATATTTTCTTCCTTAAACTTTGCGTCCTTAAATTTTTCTATAAGTGGACAAGTATAGAGGTTTACTTAAAACCCCTCATTGATATCTAACctacttttgctttctttctatGTAAATTTAGGTCACAAGACAAACAAGCAATGATGTTTTCAGATCTTCCACGGGATTTACAATCAGAAATACTCTCAAGGGTTCCGGCCAGATATCTACAACAATTGAAAACTACTTGCAAGCGGTGGTACACTTTGTTCAAAGATCCGGGATTCCTCAAGAAGAACTTGGCTAGAGCTGAAAGAGGGTTCCTCTCTCTGATCAATTCCAGGGTTTGTTCAATTAGTATCAATCTCCCTGGCATCCACAACAGCGTTGATCCGTCCTTTGACGTAACAGGTGTACTTGTCAGTAAGAATGATCCAGAAGATGTCAAGATATCTGATATCTTTCAGTGCAACGGTTTATTATTGTGCACCACTACCGACAGGAGATTCGTGGTTTGGAACCCTTATACTGGTCAGACCAGGTGGATCCCAAACAGATCCAGCAACGCATTGTtccataaatttgttttaggcTACGAAAAGAAAGAATCTTGGAATAGCCACCTTATCTTAAGGTATAAGTCATTCTCATTCAGCCCGGTAGGTGCGGAGTTTGAAATCTATGAGTTTAACTCTGATTCATGGAGTAGTTTTTATGACGTCTCTCCTAATTGTTCCTTCGAATCTAAGGGCGTGACATTGAAGGGGAATACTTACTGGATTGCTTCAGATACAGAAGAGCCCTTCGGTAAATTCGTAATCAGGTTTGATTTCACAACAAAAAAGTTTGGacgtctctctcttcttttcagAGTGATGATGCTGATGGTGTTGTGGAGAGTATGATTCTATCAGTTGTTAGTGAAGAGAAGCTTGCGTTGTTATATGAGATGTTTGATGATGATACAGAGGATTTTTCGGAGATGAAGATATGGGTGACCAATACTAAAATCGAGGAGGCCAAAGACTTGTCGTGGAGCAGTTTCTTGGTAGTGGATTTTCCTAAATTGATGGTAACAAGGATGACAAATGTGAGGAGTTTCTTGGTGgatgaggagaaaaaaatgGTCGTGTTTTGTGAAACAGACAGCAATCGTCAATACAGGACAAGAGTTTACGTTGTCGGAGAGAATGTATACCAAGAAGTTTATGAAGAGACTACGACAGATGAATTATTTTGCTATTGGCCACGTCTCGTCAGCTATGCTCCAAGTCTGGTTCAAATTCAGCAAGGTCAAGTGAATCCCGgatgcaaaagaaaaaggttttgatgATGATCTTTACTATGGTTTAACTTGTCTTTTTACGTTTTGATGATGATCTTTACTCAAATACATTGTTCATGAGAGGTTTAGTCACCATCACATCAAATTAGATAAATCCTGGTATGGTTTTTCATAAAAGATCAATCCTCAGCCCAAAGCTCACGAAACATTTGATTTCCAAATAACAAAATACATACCCCGATCTTTCTTGGTTCTTCTTTGCGTACTTCTCTGTTACACCTGGAAAGTATTTTGAACCCAAACCGAACTCTTCAATCTATTTTTAAATGCTATATACATCATGATCATATACTTTATGGATATATAGAACGTCGCACTATCAGCCACTAATTAAAACATCCTACTGAGATGGATATGTATCcccttaattaaattaaatgttgTACAATTCAAAAATTCATTGAAAAAGgtgaccaaataataaccatgATTTAGCTTTGAATTTGTGTTAGCCTTTGTGATCGTCGATATGTGTTGTTTCAAACGCTATATTGCATAAGGTTGACgacaaaaaatattcaatattgatatgatcaacatcaacaaaaatgacaaaatatcATTGAAACTTATGTAGAAGATAATCAATATTGGGTATTACAAATCACTCATATACAcaagttaaaataaaaaggtaaaaagctAACGATTGAAGAATATAGTTTGGTAGTATGGATATTTAGGACTAAAATATATGATGGAGAACATACATCTCTCATACTTTAGTTACTATTACTTTATTTATACTTGTATATTAATTAAACTATGTGCTTGAGTCCTCTCCTCCGTCGCACATCCATGCAAAGGATGAGAATTTATTCTCATCTCAAAAAGAGTTCTTCACTTTATGCATCCATCGGTCGGTCTCCGTTGCGTTTTCCTTAGAgaataatgttattttaaacCTCGTATAgatcatattatatatgagatatATGCAAATGTGTAAGTACGTGTTAAGAGCATATTATTTACACGAGAGGTTGTATTTGTATATCACCATTTCGTAGCAACTTCCTATATTCTCTCTTTCTACCttcctatatataaatatgtgaaCTTAGATGTATACATATATGTGATTGCACGTATAAGATAAATCGAGATGGGTAAGAGCAAGAAAACGTCAACATTTTCAGTGATAAGAGCATTGTTACCGTGCTGTTCGAACAGTGGAGATGATTGGAGCGAGGAAGGAGTGATCATAAGGTCAAGAATCATGACCAGTGATGAAGATGGTCGGCTTTGGATCGCTGAGCCAGGGGTCGATAGAAGAGCCACTTCTTTTATCGCTAGGTTCTACGAGAACCGAGTTTCTGATCCTAATTACAAAACCCTCACTCCCTGAATTGTTTTCCATGCTCTtccttgtctttttttctttattgtattcgtcatgttttgttttccatcatgttcatgtttcttttgtatcttGTTAATTAAGTTCATGGTAAGAATAATAACTTAGTACACCCTTTGTTTGTTAGAATTATGGTTTAGTTTCTGTTTGTTGATATACAATATGAGATTTAGAAGGCCTTGATTCCACCGTCTTTTTTACACTTGAGTATTCTCATTTTTAGAGTTACTTCAAACTTCgattaaaaatatcatatatcatTGGTTCATTAGTCATTACATATATCTtacttcaaaatttatttaaacttcCTTATatgatgagaaagagagagggagaggttGTGTACACAAAATAAATGAGAGAAATTATAGACAAAACAATCTCTCCTACCCTTTGTACAATTCTTATATTTCATTTTCGAGTTGGTTTACTCCGATACATAAAAGAGAAATTCacttcctaccaaaaaaaaaaaaaaaagagaaattcaCAACCACATACCTTATGGCTTATGGACAAGGAAGAAGACACTAGaactgtttttaaaaacttcatttgttaataaattacaaattcgAGGTTTTATTATAATGCCGAGTTACATAAGCGCACAAAGACCATTAGACCTTAatcagcaaaaagaaaaatagaatcaaTAGGCCTAAATCTGTATAGAGTTGTACAACCCATGGGCTTTCTTTTGCCAGTTTAAAACCATTTTGAGAAAACATTATCCCTTATTTATGTGTCGGCGTAACAAGTACATTGCCCCTAAAATAAACACTTTCAAGTCTTCGAGTACAGTAAGAATCATCTCAACAACCATAACAAATAAATTCAGGAATGTATAACTTTATTATTTGGCACAAAACGCGAAAATAAAGGTCATATAGTCAACTCAAAGTTGATTGaattaaaacattgaaaagaatatgaaaaaacgttacaagaaagaaaaggaaagtgtGTAAGGAGAGAAAAGGGGGAAAAGGAAGAAGTCAGAGTTAGGGAGAGGCACCGGAAAATATCGTACCAAGTCACCTAATATTACGGACCGACCAAACCGCCACTCAGTTTTCATCAGTcaacatacaaacaaacaaacaatttagCTCCTCTTTTTCTACGTCTTTACtctttagattttataatttcttgttttcaaaacattgttttcttgtaatagtatttttgaacCTCACCGACCTAGAAAACCTTATGAGAAAAGATCTAACAAATACCCATCCGGTCAACACTACAACTGTCCATCCGGTTTACTTGTATGACTATTCAAAGTTttgttatctttaaaaaaaagaaaattatggaacaaatgtaaaaacttaAGTATTCGAATTGTTCTTCGAAGATTGGTACTTGGTTCAGTTCAGTGATCTAAAATATAACCAATCAAGtctatttttctttcagttttaaaattaaaacatttttttaacatctatatataattttgaatataacgATCAGGATTCGATTTCTGAAAACTGCAGgactttgtcttgtttttttcttctttaaattatCATCacgaattttaaaattagtagaAGCAAGAAACCACATCTCTAAGTTATGACCAATTATTAAGccataaaaaaagttataccCATTTGATTAAATCCATCGTGTCTCGAGGGTACCTCCGAATGTGTGATCATAGAACCACGAACCAAATCATGTtctacaatatttatttatttaactctctttttttctctctatattatagtatcaaaaaaaaaaaggcttgagagatagagaaaataaTTACGCACCAATGAGCAGAGTCCGTTGGCTGTCATGTGGGATgctataaacaaattaaaaaagagcAGAGTCagacttttatatatatttccggaaattataaagaaatattatacagtatgtttctatataaaagtatttaaattaaaacaacagATTCTATTGTAACGAGAAGATGATACATGCACTGCCACGGTTCCTCTCATGCACAAGATGCTTTTCTAAAagcatttattcattttaaaatctaatatcaaaacatcaaaattgAAATCCTTACTTTTAAGCTACGTCAATTTTACTACTTTGGGTTCCCTTTTACTTAAACTAAAGATAGATAATGTATCGTGTACATGCAAAAGGAATCTTGTAATCTGGTGCGTGGACACGATTGAACTTAGAAACGTTAAATCCGTATTAAAATTGTCGTTCGATTaaatcaaactcaaaccaactcttcttattatcaaataaacaaaCTCTNaaaaaaaaaaaaaaaaaaaaaaaaaaaaaaaaacaaactcaaatctaaaaatcaaaggtataagttttttttttttttttttgaacaaaggtATAAGTTTCTtatatctaaattatatatgaagacAGAAAATTCCATTTAAGTATGGAACCATATATATCCCTAAAAATGGATTACCAAACCAACTCTCAGATTAAACAACTaactaaactaattttttaaaagtcaacaaaatataaatgtttagattatcaaaaaaataaaagtttgagtgcaagtaaaaaaagaggaagaaaatttTGTGCAATGCAAAATTATCtctttataatattaatttcatttgaCGTTTTGTATACTTTTGTCGATTAAATGAATTATTAGACGATGATATATATCTACTATATGTGAAAAATAggttataaaaattataaatacaaaGAGATGTATgaaaagagagagtaagagaTAGAGAAGCAGAGAAACATGTGGAATTCACATGGGCTATTGCTGACCAATCTGTGCCCACCTCAATCCCCTATGCCATATTGGTCCTTTAAATTCTATAGTATATACATTTATTCATAGCCACCAAATTTGATTAACTAACTTTAACATTAATTACtaatcatgattttttttttgctgtagaCGTACTATAATTAATTGGTACGTACATAATTTATATGAGTAcgtttatatacaatatatgtCTCTAAGAACAGAAGAATTCCAAGCTTTATAATCCGTACGTCGTTTTTGCACACATGTTATAAAAGTGTGCATCTAGTATCTCTCTCTCATAAATCATAAAAGATTATAGTTTGCTAGATAAGTTATTGAAATGATGGAGCAGAAATTAAGAAATATCTACATAGATtgatgtaataaataaaaaagggagATCTTTTCAAAGGAAGATGGGCACATCAAATAGGAAGTGGATGGGAATGAGAGAATGCAGTGAGCACTTGGAGATTACAATTGTCAGTACCGAGGGAGTGGGAAAAGGCAAACTCGTGGCTTCATCTTGAGTTGATTCGGTTTTATCCGGTTTGGTTACATGCAACTATTACACAACTTGTCGAATTGAATGTAAGAGATAGAGAGGAAGAGATCACGTGGCGATGCATGTGGGAGGGTAGGGAGAGGCCTAAACGATGTTCAATGGataacaaaaagtaaagaaagtaaaaaaaccaTAGTAATGTTTCTTGAAAGCTCCCATCGCGGATCTtgcctctctttctctctatctctctatctctctctcccctttGCTTTAGCATTACTAATTACTCtttagtttattaataataattgttattaaaatataatatagagagagggagagagagtgtGTGCGTGTATAAATACACATAACAAGTCGTTCTCGAGCTCTCTCAATCCGAATCTCtgattaaaaagaagaaatactTTATTTCAAGAATTGagtaaacataaaaaaaaaaaaaatggcatcaTGGAAGAAAACAATAGCAACACCATTCAAGAAAGCGGCAACATTCTTCAACCAACCGCAAGAATCACCAAAGAAGGGTTCCCGCGGTGGAAGAATGGATGCGAAAGCGAGGGAAGAACACGAGAAGAGAATGGTTCAAGAGCTTCAAGGAGAAGTCATGGCTTGTGGATATGACGACGTTCTCGTCATGTGGTCTATTCTTGACAAATCTAACTCCTCCAATAGCCTCACTGCTTAACCCCAAAAccaaacagacaaaaaaaaatggtattatAATCAACCTTTGTACATATCTTAAAAGGGTGTTAGCCCGCCATGGtgatctcctcctcctccttcctcctTGTCCTTTCTTGTTATGTGGTTGTGGCTTCTTTTTTAAGGGTCTAGTGAATATTTTTTCCGACGAGTTATCGTCGAGAATTTAGATGGTTTCATGTTCCCCTTTGATAATCCCTGAGAGTAAATCACggtgggatttttttttatttggagaaaaatatatctttcttgAATTCATATATCATTTGTATGTGAGATGATTAGCATTATTTGATTGAGAATTGTTATTAGTTCTCCATAATGTAAAAGTCAGATATTGACTTAAGTTGCACATGCGTTAAATGATCAATCAGGGGAAATAATAATCCATCATTGAGTTAATGAGTCATGATTTGTTCCAATGTAACAGTACGTAATTCAAGTCACCGACcatcttttttgtttggaccAACTAATCcgtcaaatatatattagtaaataaATGATAACAAATTGTAACTCaatattgataaatataaaagcgagaaattattattattctatcaTTCTCTTATAACGTAGAAGTTAGGAACAATTGGCGGTAATGGTCTAATATTGTCTCAATACACAGAACCATCGACTGAGCTGACATCCCTAACTTCGGACAGACAGAAAGAGCTCAGGCTTTACGCTCATTACTTTTtttagtcaacaaaaaaaaacaacttcgTCTCACGTAGACCCAAATCTTTTGTagccacaaaaataaaacaattagatcctttttggtttaatttcagttAGATTcagtttttctcttttgatgcatcttctttcttattttaagTTACCTTACATGTTCATTTAGAGAAGTTACTTGAACCAAAGTAAGATAGTTTTCTTCAATGTCAGTTAGGTTGATTgttgttatattgttttttcGACTTCCGAGTATATAAGATTATACAATTACACCGAATATTAAAACCAGCTTCAAGTTTAGCTTTATTCATCAAATGGATTCtattataaagaagaaagcatCAGCCGATTCAAGACATTAACTTGTTTATCCATGTACCCTTCCAAGGATAGGGCACAAGTACAACTCATAAATTCTACACAACAAAAACTGATCAATAATCTCCacacaaaactacaaaaattccaacaaaattattaataataaacccaataattttg is drawn from Camelina sativa cultivar DH55 chromosome 1, Cs, whole genome shotgun sequence and contains these coding sequences:
- the LOC104705250 gene encoding putative F-box protein At3g17560 → MRSKIKTKLIFDLPQDVIEEIFSKVPVTCLRRLRSTCKRLHALLKDRGFIKKYYDKRQYHALMLLNFKVYSMSYNLHGVSMDVVPKGELTLVDPYRNTYADISQAFHCDGLLLCTTRENRLVLWNPFTGQKRWLQQQNRGRIDDVYVLGYDNSDLCYSYKILRIPGIYYKRLETSQNSRRNLDVTPKGDLGLKIDGISSNSRRRYLGVTTRRKDLYDFSSDSWKTLDVITPKGCLKSYGVSLKGNAYWVYLSKQRGVNDYSLLSFDFATECFQHLCVPFHQEADCLDTMTLSVGKGEHLSLLYQSCETQKVEIWITNKIETTFVSWRKFLTVDIETQLPMFSCRMSFFIEEEMKVAVCCDRNNKV
- the LOC104782346 gene encoding uncharacterized protein LOC104782346, with the translated sequence MASWKKTIATPFKKAATFFNQPQESPKKGSRGGRMDAKAREEHEKRMVQELQGEVMACGYDDVLVMWSILDKSNSSNSLTA